CGCGCGTAACGTCGACGGTGGTAACGTAGCCCGGCTCGGCGACGCGGCTCAACCGTCCCGCCACGGCCGCGCCCTCCCCCCGCAGGAGGGCAAACGTCAACCCCGCGCCCAAGGCCGCGGTCGCGGCGACGACCGCCGGCGATACGCCCACCCGGGTGCACGAGCCGGCGTCGTCGGGCGCCGCGGGCGGCTCCAGAACGCAACGCAGGCACGGCCCCACCGCCGGGACGACCGCCATAACGGCGCCGCGGCCCGCCTCGGCGCCCTGGTAGACCAGCGGCACGCCGGCCTTCACGGCGACGTCGTTGAGCAAAAAACGCAACCGGAAATTGTCGGAGCCGTCCACCAGGACGTCCAGGCCGTCGGCGAGGCCGGATATGTTATCCGCGTTGGCGAACGCGACCTCGGCCTCGGCGCGGACGTCGCCGTTGATCTCGGCGATGCGGCGGGCGGCCGCCTCGGCTTTGGGTACGAGCTCCGCCGCGTCGCGCTCGTCGTAGAGCTGGGTTCGATGCAGGTCCAGCACCTCGACGACGTCGCGGTCGACCAGCCGAAGGTAGCCGACGCCCGCGCGCGCGAGTATTTGAGCGTGGGCCGCGCCCGTGCCGCCGACGCCGAAGACGCCCACCCGGCCCGCGCGCACGCGCGCCTGCCCCTCCTTGCCCCACAGGACCTCCTGGTAGCGGTACTTCTCCGCCGGCCGGGTCATAGCTTAACGCGTCCCCCGTACGAGATGCCGTATAAAACGCCGGCCCGAGCGCCACGTCCGCTTCAACTCGGCCGGCCTGGTCAGAACCTGGACGAGTTTGCGCGCGAGGTAACCCGGCGACAGATAGAATTCGCGCCGGGCGCGGTCGCAGAACGCGACCAGCTCCGCCGCCGGGAGGCCGGGCCGGTCGACGACGCAGTTGTGCTGGCCCTCGGGCGTAAGCCAATCGGCGAAGCAGCTCGCGCTGAGGTAGCCGTGCTTTTCGGCCCAGCGGTAGAGCGCGGTCCCGGGATAGGCCATCACCGGGAAGAACTGCGCCGTATCCGGCTTGAGCTTTTTGGCGAAGGCCAGCGTCGCCTCCATCGTCTCGCGCGTCTCGCCCGGGTTGCCCACCATAAGGCAGCCGTGTACCATCACTCCGGCTGAAGCGGCGTCGGCGAAGAACCGCTCGATGCGCGCCCGGTCGATGCTCTTCTTCATACCGCCCAGGATCTCGTCGCTGCCGCTCTCCACCCCCACGCACAACAAGCGACAGCCGGCGCGCTTCATAAGCTTCAGCGTCTCGAGGTCGAGGTCGCAGCGGGCATTAGCGCTCCACTTGAGCTTCAGGCCCGCCGCGGCTATCGCCTCGCACAGTCGCTTCGTGCGCTCGTGGTCGACGGAGAACGTGTCGTCCTCGAACATGACCTCGCGGACGTCGGGCCACGTTCGGCGGATAAAGCGCAGCTCCTCCACCACGGCCGATATGGCCCGAGGCCGATAGAGGTGGCCGGAGAAGGTCTGCGGGTAAACGCAGTAGATGCAGCGGTTGGGGCACCCCCGCGCCGAGAGAATGGTTACGATGGGGTAAAGGCTGTGGGCGTAGAAATAGTTGCGCACGTCGAGGAAGCGGGCGTACGTCTCGGCGACGAAAGGCCACCGGTCGGGGTCGTCCGGGACGCGGCCCGGGCCCGCGACGACGTCGCCGTCGCGCCGCCACGTTACGCCGGGGACGGTCGCCGGTTTGCCTCCCCCGGCCAGGACGTCGGCCAACTCCAGAACGGTCCGCTCGTACTCGCCGCGCAACACGCCGTCGAGCCAGGGGTATTCGTTCAACGTCTCCTCGGGAAGGGCGGATACGTGCGGCCCGACCAACACGACCGTCAGCTCCGGCCGCCGGTCCTTAAGCGCGCGGGCCGCGCCGGCGTCGCTGGCGATGCTGGGGGTGCTGGTACCTACGACGGCCAGCTCGGGCGACCCCGCGGCGACGGCGTCCCCGACGCGCTCGAGCGTCCAGCGCTCATCCGCGGGCGCGTCGAGGAGGTCGACGTCGTGGCCGGCGGAAGCCGCGGCGCCGGCGGCGTACGACAGCCACATCGGATAATATATGGTCCCGCTCTTGGTTACCGCGGGGCTCCGCTGTTCGCGCGAGAATTTGGGCAGGAAGGGGGGATTTAAGAAAAGTATTTTCACCGTGGCCCACCCCGGCCGTCAATCGTCGACGACGTTGATGATGAAGCGACCGCAGGACTCGCACCGGTACAACTTGCCGCCGGCGCGCAGCTCGGCCACGACTTGGGCCGGCACGTTCACGAAACAGCCCCGGCACACGCCCCCCGCCGCGGCGGCGAAGGCGTTCCCGTCGTAGCGTTCGAACAGGCGTTTGTACTCCGCGCGGACGGCCTGCGACAGGCTCGGCAACAGTCGCTTACGCTTCTCCTCCACCTCGAGCAGCTGGACCTCCACGTCCCTCAGCCGCGCTTTCGCCCCCTCGTTGGCGGAGGCGACGTCGGCCGCGAGTTGGTCCAGCGCCCGGTTCTCCTCGTCGACCCGGCCTTGGGCCCTCTCGATTTCTTCCAAAATTTCGAGCAGCTTGTCCTCCGTGCGCGAAATATTTTCCCTGGTTACGGAGATCTCGTGCTGCAGGCTCTGGTACTCTTTGTTCGTCTTGACCGAATCCAACTGCGTCCGGTACTTTCCCAAGAGTTGCGTCTTATCGTCTACCGCCGCCTCGAGGCGTCGCCGCTCACGCTGCGCGTTCTCGAATTTGCTCCGTAGTTTTTCGAATTCCTCCCGCCGGGCGGCCAGGTCTTTCTCCCGCTCCTCGACCTCGGCCGGCAACGACGCCGCGAGCGCCTCGAGCTCTTTTTTGCGGCCGTCCAGTTCCTCCAGGGCCGCTAACGCGTCGTAATCGTTCGGACCGTCCATACGTTACGCCCTCAGCTCAAGAGGTGCCGCAAGCGCAGCACGAGCTTGGGATTCTTCAGCAAAGCCTTCAAGAAGGTGGCGAATATTTCGGACGACTGGATCTTGCTCACTTCCAGCTTGTCGCGCAATATCTCCACCGTATCGTCGATCTCGCGGTCCTCCATCGCCAAAATTACGCGGCGGACTTTGTAATGCTGCTTGTACCGCCGGCCGTACGTATCCATCCATTCTTCCTGGTAACCCTCCAGCTCCCGCGCGAGGTTGCCGTTCCCCAAACCCCGGTAAATGGCGCGCGCCGCGAACTGCCCCGCCATCAACGCCTGGCAGATCCCCTCTCCCGAGAACGGGTCCGATTGCCGCGCCGCGTCGCCCACGAGCACGACGCGGTCGTTTCTTATCTTCGGCAGGGGCTTGCAGGCCGGCACCGCGCCCGACCGCACGGCGACCACCTTGGCGCCGGGGAAACGCTCGGCGACGAACGCGTCCAGGTAGTGGAAGGGGCCGCGGCCCCCGGCCTCCGGGGGAGTAATGCCCACCCCCACGGTGTGCAGGCCGTCGCCCTTCGGGAATACCCAGGCGTAGCCGCCGGGAGCGAAACATCGCCCCAGAAAGAAGTGGATGTAGTCGGGGAATTCCTCGCGGGCGCCGGCCAATATATACTCCGCGCACACGTCCACGTCGCCCGGCGATATCGCGGTCGCGAGGCCCGCCGCCCGGCCCACGACGGACTCGACGCCGTCCGCGCCCACCAGCGCGCGGCACGAAACGGTCCGCCGCAACCGGCCGTCGCACACTACGTCGACCTCTACGCCGCCGCCGGCAATCCGGACGTCGCGGCCTTCCACGCCGAGCAGCGTCGTCGCGCCGGCCTCCGCGGCCCGGGCGAAGAGGCCGCGCTCGAACACCTCCCGGTCCAGTACGTACCCCACGTTGGGATAATCCCGCCGAACGGTGATGCCGGAGGGCGAATGGCCCACGCCGCCGTTGACGACGGCGCTCACCCACTTCTCGTCCGGCTCGAGCAGCGACTCGAACTTCCGCCGGGGGACGCCCTCGCCGCAGCGCACCGGTTGCCCTACCTCTCGCTTGCGCTCGAGCACGAGGGTACTCACGCCGTCGCGCGCCAACGACAGCGCCGCCGCGGAGCCCGCCGGGCCGCCGCCCACGACGACTACGTCGTACTCCCGCCCGAGCGCCTCTTCCGCGTACGAAGCCATAGCCCTATAAAAGCAGCTCCCAGTACGTACCCGCGAAGAACACGAAAATTAAAAACTTGAACATCCGCGCCGTAGAACCCGCCAACAGCGGGTCCGGTTCGGGACGCCTCAGGTTCAATATCGTATAAAATATCATAAGGCCGCCCACGGCCGCCGTCAGCGTCAGGTACCGGCAGGAGTATTCGCCGACCCAATACGGGACGATCGCGATCGCCGTCGCGGCCAGCGCGAACGCGCCCGCCACCCACACCGGCGGCCTCCCGCCCGCGGCGGCTATGGTCCTCCTGCCGACCATCTCGTCGCCGTCGTGGTTCTCGACGTCTCGGAATACGCTCGCCGACAGCGCGATCAATCCGCCCACGGCCGCCGCTACCACGGGCAGGTCCGCGGCGCCGCCGAAGCCGAACCAACCGCAGAACACCGGCAGCGCCACCACGCTCGCGGCGACGACGTTGCGCGCGAAGTAAGTTTTATCGAAGAAATAATTGAACAATAATACAATCGCCGCCGTTAGGAACGTGGCGGCGAAGGTTCGCAGGCCGAGGTAAGCGGCCGCTGCCAAACCGGCCGCGAGCAATATGAAGCCCAACCACTTGGCCTCGCCCGGCCGGACGAGGCCCCGCGCGATGGGGTTGCCGGGGCTCGCCAGTACGCGGGTACGGCGGTGAAACCAATCGCCGTTGACGAAAGCCCCCGCTATGACCGTCGCGACCGCGGCCGCCCCCAGCGCTACGTGGGGGCGGAAGGCGCCGCCGGCGAGGCGCGCGCCCAGGCCGGCCCCGGCGAAAGCTACGCCCCAATCCGCGGGCCTTATCAAACGTAAAAAACCCAGCGCCGCGGCGTTAGGGTCCCGTTTACGAACCATCGCCTTTCCCGATTACGTAGGACAACGCGCCGCCCAACGCGCTAGCGACCTCGGGCCGACGAAGCGAGCCTCGCCCGCGTGTATAATATCCTTTGGATCGCCGTGAAATGCGTCAACGCCGCCAAAAGCAAGAGCGCCACTAAAGCGCCGTATCCTCCCACGAGGTAACCCAGCGCGAGGAGAACCACCCTCTCGGGCCGCTCCATGATGCCGACTTTACACTCGTCTATCAAACTCTCGGCTCGGGCCTTGGCGTACGATACGAAGACCGAACCGGTCAAGACCAGGACCACGAGAACCGCCATCATTTTATCCCGGCCTGCGGCGTAAAAATAAACCAGCCCCGTGAAGTACGCGGCCTCGCTGTACCGGTCTACAACCGAATCCATGAACGCCCCGAACGGGCTACCGCGTCCGGTTGCCCGGGCCACGGCGCCGTCGACCATGTCGGCGAAGCCCGCGGCCAGCACGAGCACCGCACCGGTGCGCAGCCGTCCAAACGCGAACGCCACCCCCGCCCCCACGGCTAACGCCAAACCGAACAGCGTGAAAAAGGTGGGGCTGACGCCGAGCCGGCCCATTAAACGGGCCGGCGGATACAATACTTTCTTGCTTAACCGCCGGCCTAATTCGTGGAACGCTCGCAATTCAAGCGGTCTTAAGACGTACCGGCCTTCGCCGGCGCCTCGGATAAACGCTGAGCCTTTTCTATTTTATCCTGCGTCAGGAAATTGATCACCATGCCGTACTCCGCCGGCGCAGCCAGAATGAAGCTATCTATTCCCAGCAGTTTCAATACCGGGTCGTCCTTCGGGATGGCCTTCAAAACGTCCCGCACCTTACCGCCCAACATCTTGTCGCCGCCCATCTCGACGAAGGCGAAAACTTCCACCGGGACCTTTTCGGAGTACGTCAACACCTCGGCACCCTTAACCGGTTTGCGGCCGGGGAAAAATTCGGCCGGCACGCAGCCGTATTCCACTTCCCCCGCCGCCACCGCGGCGATAACGTTTTCCGGCCTCCCGTCGGGCGACTCGCGGAGGTCGAAATCGAGGTCGAGGTCGAGGCCGCTGCGGTCGAAGAACATCTTCTGCGACAGGTAGCCGTCGAGCGAGCTCTCCGACACGATCATAATCGAGCTACCTTTTAACTCCGTGACCTCGCGGATCTTCACCGCTTCACCCTCTCTAACGATGATAGACCCTTGGACCATAGACCCCTTGCCGGGATAATTAGGCTTTACGAGGACGATACACGCATCGGCGACCTCGAAGTAGTCCAAGGGATTCGCGAAGACGAAGGCGGCCTTCCCATCCTTGACCAGCGTCGAGAACTCCTCGCGCGACTTCGTGGGCCGGAACTCGAACGGTTGCCCTACTTTCTCCTGGAGGTAGGCCGCGAGCGGTTCGAACTGCTTCGGCGCCCGCGCCGGGTCGAACGTCGGCCCGAGCAGCACGACGTTCGGTTCCATCTCCGAGACGTCTTTACTTCGCCGGCACGACAGCGTCGCCGCGCACGCCGCCGCCAAAACTATTACCGTAATGAAGGTAAACGCTCTTCTCATATTTCGCTCCCGGTTTCTTTAACCCGTTACTTCCGGAAGTTTACCAGCGGCTCCGTAAGGTGTCAAGCCCAAACTAGTTACGCCCCGCGCAGCTCAGGGTACCATGAGGACGGCGCAGTCGGCGTCTTCGGCTACGCGCCGCGTAACGCTCCCGACCGGATTACGCCCCGTCCGATACCCGCTCCTCTTGCCCATCACGATGAGGTCGGCCTCCGCCTGGCTCGCCACCGTAACGATCTCGATGTGGGGACGACCTCTCTTAACGATTATCTCCGCGTCCACGCCCTCCCGGGCGGCCAGCTTACCCACCCGGGCCAACGCCTCCTCGGCGTTGATCTCGAGCTCACGTTCCACCTTGCCCCGTTGCCGCGGCGACTGGCCCACGAAATCCGCCAGCACCGACGTATCTATGACCGAGATTACGATTATTTTGGCCCTATCCCTTTTCGCCAGGCCGAACGCCGTTTCCACGGCGCGCGTCGCGAACGGCGTGCCGTCCGTACTCACGACGATGGTGTGGAAACCGCCCTCTTCCGGGAAATCTCTCTCCGTCATATCAATACGTCCGCGCCGCCAACTTCTCGCGCAAACGGGTTTCCACGTCGGGCGGCACGAAACAATCCACCGGCCCGCCCAGGCGCGCGATCTCTCTGACCAGGCTGGAATCCAGATAGAAATATTTCTCCGACGGCAGCATAAGCACGGTGTCGATTTCGTCGGCGAGCTTGCGGTTGGCGGACGCCATCTTGAACTCCTCCTCGAAATCCGATACGGCGCGCAAACCCCGCACTATCACCTGCGCGCCCCGCCTTCGCGCATATTCCACCGTCAAACCCTCGAAGCCGTCCACCTCGACCCGCGCCAGGCCGGCCGTGACGGCGCGCAACATCTCGAGCCGCTCGCCTACGTCGAACAAGGGTTCTTTCGTAGGATTGGCCGCCACCGCCATAATCAGGCGGTCGAATATGCGTATGCACCTCTCCGCGATGTCGAGGTGGCCGTACGTCACCGGGTCGAACGTCCCCGGGTATAACGCCACGATCCCCGTAGCTTCCATGGGCGACTGCTTCCGGCCCTAGCGAACGACCGCCAACCGGCGGCCGCCGAAGCCAAGATTACGACCCGCCTTACAACG
The genomic region above belongs to bacterium and contains:
- a CDS encoding universal stress protein, with product MTERDFPEEGGFHTIVVSTDGTPFATRAVETAFGLAKRDRAKIIVISVIDTSVLADFVGQSPRQRGKVERELEINAEEALARVGKLAAREGVDAEIIVKRGRPHIEIVTVASQAEADLIVMGKRSGYRTGRNPVGSVTRRVAEDADCAVLMVP
- a CDS encoding UbiA family prenyltransferase, with translation MVRKRDPNAAALGFLRLIRPADWGVAFAGAGLGARLAGGAFRPHVALGAAAVATVIAGAFVNGDWFHRRTRVLASPGNPIARGLVRPGEAKWLGFILLAAGLAAAAYLGLRTFAATFLTAAIVLLFNYFFDKTYFARNVVAASVVALPVFCGWFGFGGAADLPVVAAAVGGLIALSASVFRDVENHDGDEMVGRRTIAAAGGRPPVWVAGAFALAATAIAIVPYWVGEYSCRYLTLTAAVGGLMIFYTILNLRRPEPDPLLAGSTARMFKFLIFVFFAGTYWELLL
- a CDS encoding radical SAM protein, whose amino-acid sequence is MKILFLNPPFLPKFSREQRSPAVTKSGTIYYPMWLSYAAGAAASAGHDVDLLDAPADERWTLERVGDAVAAGSPELAVVGTSTPSIASDAGAARALKDRRPELTVVLVGPHVSALPEETLNEYPWLDGVLRGEYERTVLELADVLAGGGKPATVPGVTWRRDGDVVAGPGRVPDDPDRWPFVAETYARFLDVRNYFYAHSLYPIVTILSARGCPNRCIYCVYPQTFSGHLYRPRAISAVVEELRFIRRTWPDVREVMFEDDTFSVDHERTKRLCEAIAAAGLKLKWSANARCDLDLETLKLMKRAGCRLLCVGVESGSDEILGGMKKSIDRARIERFFADAASAGVMVHGCLMVGNPGETRETMEATLAFAKKLKPDTAQFFPVMAYPGTALYRWAEKHGYLSASCFADWLTPEGQHNCVVDRPGLPAAELVAFCDRARREFYLSPGYLARKLVQVLTRPAELKRTWRSGRRFIRHLVRGTR
- a CDS encoding geranylgeranyl reductase family protein, producing MASYAEEALGREYDVVVVGGGPAGSAAALSLARDGVSTLVLERKREVGQPVRCGEGVPRRKFESLLEPDEKWVSAVVNGGVGHSPSGITVRRDYPNVGYVLDREVFERGLFARAAEAGATTLLGVEGRDVRIAGGGVEVDVVCDGRLRRTVSCRALVGADGVESVVGRAAGLATAISPGDVDVCAEYILAGAREEFPDYIHFFLGRCFAPGGYAWVFPKGDGLHTVGVGITPPEAGGRGPFHYLDAFVAERFPGAKVVAVRSGAVPACKPLPKIRNDRVVLVGDAARQSDPFSGEGICQALMAGQFAARAIYRGLGNGNLARELEGYQEEWMDTYGRRYKQHYKVRRVILAMEDREIDDTVEILRDKLEVSKIQSSEIFATFLKALLKNPKLVLRLRHLLS
- a CDS encoding CDP-alcohol phosphatidyltransferase family protein, with product MGRLGVSPTFFTLFGLALAVGAGVAFAFGRLRTGAVLVLAAGFADMVDGAVARATGRGSPFGAFMDSVVDRYSEAAYFTGLVYFYAAGRDKMMAVLVVLVLTGSVFVSYAKARAESLIDECKVGIMERPERVVLLALGYLVGGYGALVALLLLAALTHFTAIQRILYTRARLASSARGR
- the coaD gene encoding pantetheine-phosphate adenylyltransferase; this translates as MEATGIVALYPGTFDPVTYGHLDIAERCIRIFDRLIMAVAANPTKEPLFDVGERLEMLRAVTAGLARVEVDGFEGLTVEYARRRGAQVIVRGLRAVSDFEEEFKMASANRKLADEIDTVLMLPSEKYFYLDSSLVREIARLGGPVDCFVPPDVETRLREKLAARTY
- a CDS encoding C4-type zinc ribbon domain-containing protein, coding for MDGPNDYDALAALEELDGRKKELEALAASLPAEVEEREKDLAARREEFEKLRSKFENAQRERRRLEAAVDDKTQLLGKYRTQLDSVKTNKEYQSLQHEISVTRENISRTEDKLLEILEEIERAQGRVDEENRALDQLAADVASANEGAKARLRDVEVQLLEVEEKRKRLLPSLSQAVRAEYKRLFERYDGNAFAAAAGGVCRGCFVNVPAQVVAELRAGGKLYRCESCGRFIINVVDD
- a CDS encoding ThiF family adenylyltransferase gives rise to the protein MTRPAEKYRYQEVLWGKEGQARVRAGRVGVFGVGGTGAAHAQILARAGVGYLRLVDRDVVEVLDLHRTQLYDERDAAELVPKAEAAARRIAEINGDVRAEAEVAFANADNISGLADGLDVLVDGSDNFRLRFLLNDVAVKAGVPLVYQGAEAGRGAVMAVVPAVGPCLRCVLEPPAAPDDAGSCTRVGVSPAVVAATAALGAGLTFALLRGEGAAVAGRLSRVAEPGYVTTVDVTRADDCPVCRRREFEFLGRAAAGYVSRCCGGEAFEVFGGGPAPDLGEVAERLSRGSVVKKRDDLLWVADAGFSAVVFRDGRALIYGARDAAQAQAIYEGLMKME
- a CDS encoding PhnD/SsuA/transferrin family substrate-binding protein encodes the protein MRRAFTFITVIVLAAACAATLSCRRSKDVSEMEPNVVLLGPTFDPARAPKQFEPLAAYLQEKVGQPFEFRPTKSREEFSTLVKDGKAAFVFANPLDYFEVADACIVLVKPNYPGKGSMVQGSIIVREGEAVKIREVTELKGSSIMIVSESSLDGYLSQKMFFDRSGLDLDLDFDLRESPDGRPENVIAAVAAGEVEYGCVPAEFFPGRKPVKGAEVLTYSEKVPVEVFAFVEMGGDKMLGGKVRDVLKAIPKDDPVLKLLGIDSFILAAPAEYGMVINFLTQDKIEKAQRLSEAPAKAGTS